A genomic window from Erythrobacter sp. BLCC-B19 includes:
- a CDS encoding GntR family transcriptional regulator: MSRASEQAYAKIRAHLLSGAVKAGEQLTEDQLAQITGVSRTPVREAVRRLEDELLLVRSDTKRLFVADWSRDDIEEMFTLRQMLECHAAERAAERLSREQIAALDAVNRELTAAVDQAQPDVARFLDANRAFHEVIIDAAHSPRLAQLLARLVEAPVVLRTARTYSRDDLLQSARDHDELVAAFAARDPDWARAVMGSHLRRAFHSFARAVGPAANDGLAEDA, from the coding sequence ATGAGTCGCGCCTCCGAACAGGCCTATGCCAAGATCCGCGCCCACCTTCTGAGCGGTGCGGTCAAGGCCGGCGAGCAGCTGACCGAAGACCAGTTGGCGCAGATCACCGGGGTCAGCCGCACCCCGGTGCGCGAGGCGGTGCGGCGGCTGGAGGACGAGCTGCTGCTGGTGCGATCCGATACCAAGCGGCTGTTCGTGGCCGACTGGAGCCGGGACGACATCGAAGAGATGTTCACGCTGCGCCAGATGCTCGAATGTCACGCCGCCGAACGCGCCGCCGAGCGTCTTTCCCGCGAGCAGATCGCCGCGCTGGACGCGGTCAACCGCGAGCTGACAGCCGCGGTCGATCAGGCGCAGCCCGATGTGGCGCGGTTCCTCGATGCCAACCGGGCGTTCCATGAAGTGATCATCGACGCCGCCCATTCGCCGCGCCTCGCACAACTTCTGGCGCGGCTGGTCGAGGCGCCGGTGGTGCTGCGCACGGCGCGCACCTATTCGCGCGATGACCTGCTGCAATCGGCCCGCGACCATGACGAACTGGTCGCCGCCTTCGCCGCGCGCGACCCCGATTGGGCGCGCGCCGTGATGGGGAGCCACCTGCGCCGGGCGTTCCACTCCTTCGCCCGCGCGGTCGGCCCGGCAGCGAATGACGGACTTGCAGAAGATGCATAA